The genomic stretch GATGCTCTCGGTGACGATTTTGACATCGCCGAGTTCCACGATGTCGTGCTCGGTGGTGGCAGCATCCCTCTGGATGTTCTCGAGCGCCGCATCGACGAGTACATCGCCGGCAAGGCCCGCTGACAGCCTTGCACCAACCCACCTTGCCGTTCTCGTGACGGTTCGATGGGATTATTCCCGTGAAGCGTCACGAGAACGGGGGTGGTTGGCACCATTGCGCTCAATCATCGAGGGCATCCTCGAGGTGAACTGCGGCGACATCAATCATCGGGGTGATCGGATGCCGATAATGCCGGAACACCATCCGCGTGTCTACGCGCCCGAGCAGGTCGGCCGACACTTCGGGGGCGACTCCTGTCGCAGAGAGGACCGAGGTTGTGGCATGACGAAGATCCTACGGAGTCACACGACCCTCAATCCCCGCCGACCCAGCTGTGATAACCGGGGCGTTGTCCCCGGCGGGAACCGGCCACTACGCTCCGTCCACTGATGAAGGCAGCAGTTCGCACCAGGTACGGCCCGCCGGAAGTCGTGCAGCTCGAGGAAGTCGACAGACCGACGGCCGGAGACGACGAGCTACTGATCAAGGTTGGTGCTACCACCGTCAACCGGACGGACTGCGGCTACCGCGCAGGTGCCCCGTTCCTCATCAGGTTCTTCAGCGGGCTCCGGCACCCGAAGGTCGCCATCCTCGGAACCGAATTTGCCGGAGAAGTCGTGGCGGTAGGCACAGACGTCACCTCCTACAGGTTGGGTGACAGGGTGTGTGGCTACTGCGAGGGCACATTCGGCGCTCACGCCGAATACATGACCATCCAAGCCGAGCGCTTGATTGCGCGCATCCCCACAGACTCGACGTTCGAGGAGGCTGCTCCCAGCACCGAAGGCTCTCACTACGCGCTGGGCATGCTGCGGAGCGCAGAAGTCCGAAATGGACACGACGTCCTCATCTACGGCGCAACCGGAGCCATCGGCTCGGCGGCGGTCCAGATCGCCAAGAGCCTCGGCGCCACTGTGACCGCGGTCTGTGGCACTGCCCACGTAGCCCAGGTCGAGAGCTTGGGCGCAGACAGGGTCATCGACTACCAGACCACAGACTTCACACAGGATGAGCAGAGGTACGACCTGGTCATCGATGCGGTCGGCAAGAGCTCCTTCCGTCGATGCCGGCGCCTGCTGAAACCCCGCGGGATCTACATCTCATCGGATGTCGGGATCCTCTGGCACGGCCCGATCCTGGCGCTCATCACGCCCCTGTTCCGCGGCAGGAAGCTCATGTTCATTGTTCCGCGTCGCGACCCCGAGGGAATCACCTACCTCAAACGGCTCATCGAATCGGGAGAGTTCAAGCCGGTGATCGACAGGCGGTATCCGCTGGACCAGATCGTCGATGCATATCAGTACGTCGAGACGGGCCAGAAGATCGGCAATGTCGTGATCACCGTCTAGCGAGAATCCGATGAACGGGGTCTCACACCGGCCGATCCTGCGATCTGTCGCACGCTGTCGGAGAAGCGCTGCGCGGCCGGGATCGGGAGGCCGCCGACGCCCCCCGAGGCGGCCCGGGCCCGATCTGTCGAGAATCCTCCGCGAACTCTGACCGGATCCGCGGTCGTTTCGATCGGGCCCTGAGCGCAAGAGATCGAGCCGCGCCCCATGCTTGTACGCTTCTGCAGACTCCCCAGGGTCCGGCGTTGTTCCTCACTTGCGCCCACATTCAGGTGACTACTGCATTGACCTCCGCAAATGATAGATATTGCAGTAGTAAGTGCAGATAGATACTTCATTTTCCCCCAATAATGA from Actinomycetota bacterium encodes the following:
- a CDS encoding NAD(P)-dependent alcohol dehydrogenase — translated: MKAAVRTRYGPPEVVQLEEVDRPTAGDDELLIKVGATTVNRTDCGYRAGAPFLIRFFSGLRHPKVAILGTEFAGEVVAVGTDVTSYRLGDRVCGYCEGTFGAHAEYMTIQAERLIARIPTDSTFEEAAPSTEGSHYALGMLRSAEVRNGHDVLIYGATGAIGSAAVQIAKSLGATVTAVCGTAHVAQVESLGADRVIDYQTTDFTQDEQRYDLVIDAVGKSSFRRCRRLLKPRGIYISSDVGILWHGPILALITPLFRGRKLMFIVPRRDPEGITYLKRLIESGEFKPVIDRRYPLDQIVDAYQYVETGQKIGNVVITV